GTCGGTTTTACCGTATATTTTTGCTCCAGCGTTATAGCAATACGCAGCTCCATCGTCGTAGATCGATGATCGAGTAACTGAAATGGCCTTTCATGGTCCATATCTACCTATCTGAGGCACCATCTATACTTCCCAGGTTTCAATCAGGATCAGGATAACGTGATTCTACAGAAGCCTGCCTACTAGGTACCCCAAGCTCCATACGCATCTCCCCCAAGACTGACAAGCTCATGACACTATGGACGTCGATATACTTATCGCAAGACGCGTGTGAACTAGCTTCTCGCACATGAAAGCTATCTATCACAATACGTACTTAGTATCAGACCCAGGCACGGAGGTTTCCAAGAATGGCACACAAGCCGGACGACTCCCACACCACAACTGCTAGAGCGGCGGCCTGAAACCACAAGGCATCGGTGCCCATACACTTCCGTATACGAGCACTATTAGCCTGACCGTATCATGCATTGTGCGAGAGAAATCCAGTCTGTCAGAGCACTGACCAAAAGCTACTCCTTTTCGCCAGGCATCTCCGGCTGAATGCCATTGGTCTCGTCGGAAACACTCCTAACGGCCTACTCTGCTCAAACACCGCTTTGACCCAAAGCCACTGTCACAACTCACAAAATACTCGTTCTCTAATAGCAGTCGACACAAACAAGCGAGACTATATTAGACACCTTGCTACGGGCTACCCACCTTCCGCTTCCTTCGATCCCCCTTTTCCACTTTCTGAGGCTGTGCACGCTCAAGGTCGGTCACCAACCGAACGGTGGTATCCCGCACACCCTCTCTGCTGGCTTCCTCCCGGATCTCTTTAGGATCAGCAAGCACTATTCAGAGGAAATGGCAAGGCAGAATTGTGTATATACTGGTTTGTAGGGTTTACAAAGCCGCGTCTACGTGCAGTGGTCCGAGTTAGTATGAAACAGTTGACTACTATTTGGGGAGTCGTCAGCCATTGAGCATTTCTGAAGTTCCATCATGTACCCACAGTCAAAGGCAGTATCGCCAATCCAGAACCATGCCAGGTGCTTCTATGTTTGTGGGGATACTGTGCGGTCGTTTGTTTCCCTCAGATTTGTGACATAGATCGCGTCATGTATTAATATTGGGGACACGCAACCGGCGTGCCGCAAGATTCATCAAAAGCGCTGGGGGATGGCCCCATGACAGGGGATCGCAGGACAACATCTTCGGTTTTTGCAGAGATTTCGATACTTCAAGCTCTCCGCTTCTGTCATCCTATCCAGTGACGGGAAACTCTTTAGGGGGCTGATATAAGAAGAGACCCTTTGGCAGGCTCTTTAGATGGCAACATGGGTGAGGCAAATAGACCTGGTTGAACTGACGCGGATTGAGGAACCATTCTGCCAGTGGATCTATTACCTGTATTCGCCCATAGCTTGCGTCCCCTTCCCTCCCATCACATGGTGGCCCTTTCTCCTCTGACCACGGCGGGTTATTGGTTCTGCACATCCCTCGCTTCTTCTACGATGGGTCTAATCATATCGCAACGGGCGTATGGAACTCGCCTGATATCTTGCCACTGTGCCTGAAATTAGAGGCCAAACCCTGCACGCCTGGGGGCAAAGAGATCTCGGGCAGCGTAGAAATAAACTCGAGGGTTCAGCCATCACGATTTTGATATTCTTCTGCGGAGATCTGAGTCTTCAGCCTCGGTTCGGGCCACTGTCCATGCGATGGAGTTTTGCCAATCATTCGAGAAGCTTCAAAGGATAAGGCAAAGTGTATGGGTGATATGAATGAAATATCGTAGATTCGGGTTCGAAGCATTCGAAGCTTGGTATCTAATACTCGTGGCATGTCTATCCTCTGTTCTTGTACCTCAAAAAATCAAAGTCGAATTCAAAACGAAACCGGTAAGCCCTCTGTGGTCAAAAAAAGGCCTGCAAAGGGGACCAACCTAAAGGCGCACTTGAATGCCCCGTCCGCAAATTGAGAATCATCAAAATCCATCAAAATCCCAAGCATACCTTCAAAGGCAATTTTATCCAATGCCTTGGTGTCATGCACGTCTCAGTCCAGGTCCTCCAAAGATATAATCCAAGCGAAGCAACTAGATAGAAAAGAACCGCTCCAATCACAACTCAGAAAACCAACGCGTCATCTTCTTTCCGCACATATACTGCCTTTTTCTCCAACGCCAAAATCGTGAGCCCAGGTTCAGCGGCCGCCAAAATCGCTAGGGTAGCCCATTTCTCCAAAATTTTGGCCTATGCCACCCTCTCCGTATGTTGTTCCGGGTCCGCTGACATAGCCCGTCTCTTCAGTCTCATCGTAGTCGCTGGCGTCAAACGACGACCGTCCGCTAAGATCGTCCTCCATCGCACCACCCGCGTCAGGAGCAGACCAATTCATCTGGGCTAAAGCAGGATACTGCTGCAATAAAGCCGCGGGCAGACTGTAGTTTCCACTAGCATCCATGGGATAGCCCGTGGCTGGATCTAATGTCATCTGTGGGGCCATGTTCTGGGCAATATTTTGCTGCAATCGCTGTTCTTGCCACTGTCTGTGTCGTTCATTCATCTCCTCATCAAGCAGCGGCTTAATACAAATACGGCCAGCTTCAGAACGGAAATGACGGCCAAGAGCGTCAGCACGGGCAAAACGTCTCCCACAGCCCCACTGGCCACTGCCCTTCAGATCTCCTTTACAAATGAATTTCTTTTCTCCAGAATGAAGGCTCTCGTGTCTCTTGCGGTCGTGCTGGCGGGCAAATGCTTTCCCACAAACCGTGCATACAAAGGGACGTTCGTCGGTATGAGTTCGCAAATGAGATCGCAGGTTGTATGCTCGTGTAAACCTCTTAGGACATAGTGTACATTGGAATGTAGCCGGATGTTTTTGCACGCGTTTTGTAGAGCCTGATTCTGGGCTGTTTTGATACTCAGGATCCGCCAAGCGCAGGGCGATGACGTTATTAGGAACGGAAGACGTAGACTGGCGTCTCcgggaggaggatgaagcAGATTGCCTTTCTAGGGGTGATAGGGAGCGGGAGGACTCGGACCGAGCTGAGAGATGAGGAGTTGGCGAAAGGCTAGCAGAGTTTTGAGGCCGACTCAAGGCCACACCGCCGGGATGGAAAGGATCTGTGACAGACCGAGGCCGTGACTTAGGTCGACCTGGAGCAGTGAGGTTAGACTTGTTGAATTTGTAACTGCGGGAGCATCGTTAGGCTGTTAAAAACACATACCTCTGTCGGATGGCGGCGTCAAAGAGTCCTGGTCAATGTGAGACTTGACAGATTCGTAAGGACCTTGCTTTGCATTGTTTGGCGCGAAATCGATATTGATGGCTGGAGGAGCCATGTGGGAAATATCGCCTCGTTCCTGCAAAGCCAGTGGAGGAAATGATGTAGGCTGCATACTAGGGTAGCCCATAgcgccaaagccaccacTCGGAGGTGCCAGAACGAATACCGGTTGATGCATCTCGGGCATCTGCTGAGGATTGATTCTAGGACTTATGGCCGGGCTATGAGAAGGGCTTCTGCCGTGTTGAGTGTTGTCGCCAATGCTAAAGGACTCAATGTTCAAAACGTCTTGATACAGACTACCGTCCGAGGCTCTTTGTAAAGGTGAGTGGCCTGAATGGTCATCAAACGAGTCTGCACTGACTAAATTCGGAGACGGCGAGACAGACGAGACGTCCGAGTATTCGGAGGGACTGCGGCGATGACCCTGGAATTGAGGTTGCTGGGTCCAATCACCAATCTGGTTCGGTAGCAAGGCAGCTTCGGGTCCAAGAGAAGCGTTCCTTGAGTGACTGCTTTGCGGGGAAGAGAATTGGTGATGCTGGCTGAAGGAGGGTGACTGGTGAGCAGAACCAGGTTGGAGACTATCTGGCTGGAGAAGGTTTGGAGGGGTAGGCGTGTGATGGGATTGAGGAGAGGCCATGCTATTAATATCATTCGGGTTGAGACTTGACTGCTCAAAGAGCGGGGCGTTGAACTGGTCACCCTGGCTGCTCGAAGGGAAGAGAGAAAAGTCTCCGTCGTTGAGGTTTGGAGACAGGTATGCCGTTGGTTGCGACTGGGAATCAAAGGACAATGCGCCGTCGGCACCTTGACCGGGGGTGGGCTGATGGCCGAAACTGGCACCAGGATCGAATACAGTCGGATCAGAGACGGTCGCTTGGCTGAACGTTTGCTGGGACGACGTCTCTTGCGGATCAAGGAAGTCAGTATTCGAGCCAAATGAGTCAAACCCCGAGTCTGAGGTTCCGGCAAATGTCAAGCTTGACCGTTGTTGCTGCGGTTGAGCATCGAGATCGAGACCCAAGCCGACGGATGAGTCGTCCGGGGCACCCAGACCGgttgccgagggcgagggacCCGTTTGGTTTATATGAGGTTGTTGTTCCTTGTCATGGCCGGCTGTCGAGGACGACTGGCCGTTGTGGGCCTGTTGATCCATCCTGTTGGGGCCGTATGTATTGTGTATGATCGCGAGGCAGACTTCCCCAAGGCAGCCTTCTGGCAGCCAAGGGGGTACCGAGGGGCTGTGCAGCACTACAACAAGTGCAAGTGATGCAATGTGTAGAAGTACTGGGGCAAGACACCCTATCAAAAAGTCGGCCGCGCGAAAGTGGTGCGAGCCGGTCTTCAACTGCAGCCTTGTTTCAGACGCTGGCGGGTGAGGAAGATTCGGCGGTGGGAGATgaggggagagagagaggggcGTGAGACTTTCGGACTTGATGTTGGATACTGGATGGCGTGGCCGATGGTTGTTTGCGTGATGTTGTTCGGGGTTCTATTCCAAAGCACAGGTCAAGATAAGACTAGGAAAGAGAAGCGCGATGGCAGCTCGGGTGGCAGTTGAGGCCCGTGGAGCCGAAGAATACTAGTCTGGTAAAACGGAACAGAAGAAGCAGCGAAGGGGGGGCGTGTATCGTAAGGAGAATACACATGTATGCGCCAGCGCTTGGGTGTGGACAGGTCGAGAGTTTGGGACTGTGgcagagaagagaagaaagatgGATATCTAGTGTAGGGCTGGCGGGATGTCGCGAAGGGTGGGAGGTTTCAACATTGGATGTTAGGGACAATGTCGATGCTGACTGCTCAAGGCTGGGCGTGAATGAATGGAGACATGGAAGGAGAGGGGCGTTTGGGGGGGCGTCGGAACGGCAGGCTGGGGTTCAGAGTGCTCAAGTGGGTTCAAGTGCCATGCGATGTGCTGCAATTAACCCGaacgtacggagtacagtgctactagattcaatgttgacttgGCTGGACCACGCAAGTAATTCGAGAACTGcggtcaactggttggcATCAAGGTCGCGCATCCGCAAACAGGCTGGTCTGGCCTACCCACTTCCATGTTAGGTTAGTAGTACACTAGGTCCTATTATTGCGTCGTAGACGGTAGAACTTTGGAACATTCAAGGCCATCTCTAAAGGTTAGTACATATGTAACCATCTCTAGCTTCTTGACAGCTGACATGTGGTCGTAGATTAAGCGGCCGTACTCCAAGTGTCTCCTTGCCTCCCCGCCAAGGACCTATATACTTACCTACtttactaagtacttaaatTGACATGTACCTGCCTAAGCGGTCACTTGGTCGTCCGTACGCGCTGCTcgactacttaagtaggaGCTCTGCAATCAAGGTGCATAACCCGTATTAGCACGCACGCTCATCGTCCCGTCCTCCCTGCGCAAGCGTCCCCATGTTTCTGGATGCCTGTGTATCCAGTTTCGTCGGGGGCGCCGGCGAGGCGGTGCAACAGGTGCACGAGTATCTAGACCAGGAAGGCTCCGCACTGCATGTCACTTtatggagtctggtctgttTAAAGTGCCTTggtacgtactccgtgcctGGTAAACATCTCGACATCGGCAGTGGAGATAATAGCCTCGGCAGGGCCACATGGTTGCTGCTTGGGGGTTTCAGTCCAACGAGTCGTGGTGTTGCGCCGTTTGGGCCAAATCAGGGCATTCCTTGCGCGCCGGAGGGCGAGCATTTAATCAGTTGCTGGCAATGACTGAAATACGCGTTAGCAAGTCCATCACTAGTCAGACAGCCATGCGCTACCTAATCGTGAATATAGCGTGCATGGTGTTGTGGATGGAGTCCGCCGGTACGGAACGTTGAGCTGACAGGGAAAGCCTTCATGGACGTTCACGGCCTGTTAAGCCTAGTGCATGATCTGCTTAAGCCAAATAAATGTGGCTGCCACGGGACGGCTGTTCTCTCGGGTGGATGACTCGCTGGCGGTATAATATGTACGTAGAGCAATCTCTACATCGATCTCAATTTTCCAATATTAGTAGCCCTTTAATGAATGAGCGGGTTTGTgtcagttcaatgttgggagGGTGTGCATCGTCAAGTTGAGACCATCCGGCACTCGATataactactactactagaCTAGCCAG
The Metarhizium brunneum chromosome 7, complete sequence genome window above contains:
- the crzA gene encoding C2H2 finger domain transcription factor crzA; amino-acid sequence: MDQQAHNGQSSSTAGHDKEQQPHINQTGPSPSATGLGAPDDSSVGLGLDLDAQPQQQRSSLTFAGTSDSGFDSFGSNTDFLDPQETSSQQTFSQATVSDPTVFDPGASFGHQPTPGQGADGALSFDSQSQPTAYLSPNLNDGDFSLFPSSSQGDQFNAPLFEQSSLNPNDINSMASPQSHHTPTPPNLLQPDSLQPGSAHQSPSFSQHHQFSSPQSSHSRNASLGPEAALLPNQIGDWTQQPQFQGHRRSPSEYSDVSSVSPSPNLVSADSFDDHSGHSPLQRASDGSLYQDVLNIESFSIGDNTQHGRSPSHSPAISPRINPQQMPEMHQPVFVLAPPSGGFGAMGYPSMQPTSFPPLALQERGDISHMAPPAINIDFAPNNAKQGPYESVKSHIDQDSLTPPSDRGRPKSRPRSVTDPFHPGGVALSRPQNSASLSPTPHLSARSESSRSLSPLERQSASSSSRRRQSTSSVPNNVIALRLADPEYQNSPESGSTKRVQKHPATFQCTLCPKRFTRAYNLRSHLRTHTDERPFVCTVCGKAFARQHDRKRHESLHSGEKKFICKGDLKGSGQWGCGRRFARADALGRHFRSEAGRICIKPLLDEEMNERHRQWQEQRLQQNIAQNMAPQMTLDPATGYPMDASGNYSLPAALLQQYPALAQMNWSAPDAGGAMEDDLSGRSSFDASDYDETEETGYVSGPGTTYGEGGIGQNFGEMGYPSDFGGR